A single genomic interval of Chloracidobacterium validum harbors:
- a CDS encoding tetratricopeptide repeat protein → MSRSQRALPLVTSLCGIILAAGNQMVSAWAAGAGVDHHAAQKPSSLRIDPTAERPRPTSLRIDPTIGARASALRIVPTEVSQRRGIQQVGEATARTERQFVAAPPKRQPTLTERADALAAKGKYQEAALLYQRAVQTNPKATDALTGWGHALLELGDETAARDKLLAALELNPRDAATQVNLGVAYYRAGDIARAVQAYQSALDLSPKLVSAHFNLAMAQAHQGQLEAAAASYRTATTLQPQFREAHNNLGLIYETLGDIPAAEQAFRAALGKDKDGYALAHYNLGRLYEKQADYDRAIQELQIAVRQQPVFPEAYLNLGNVRLVRSQLKETKELDAAISAFRQAIAQRQGLYPLAYENLAIALTFKGDKNAALAAYRMAFEQGEASSADTFENLLTTLSDETQFLIGNELSRSDNPGNLRSAAVPATKSSSDRLVELLEQYAELPDSLKDHPDVRYCAGRAYITIGQAEAARAELRRSLELSSGQDETAKVWLRALEDEMRTQP, encoded by the coding sequence ATGTCCCGCTCCCAACGTGCCCTACCACTGGTGACTTCCCTGTGCGGGATCATCCTTGCCGCGGGCAACCAGATGGTCAGCGCTTGGGCGGCCGGGGCGGGAGTGGACCACCATGCGGCTCAAAAGCCGTCTTCACTGCGTATCGATCCAACGGCCGAGCGCCCACGTCCTACTTCCCTGCGGATTGATCCAACGATTGGCGCGCGCGCATCAGCGCTGCGGATTGTGCCGACCGAAGTCAGTCAGAGACGCGGCATCCAGCAAGTTGGCGAGGCAACGGCCCGCACGGAACGGCAGTTTGTTGCGGCCCCGCCAAAGCGCCAACCCACACTGACCGAACGGGCAGATGCCCTTGCGGCGAAGGGCAAGTACCAAGAAGCCGCACTACTTTATCAGCGAGCTGTGCAAACCAACCCCAAGGCAACCGATGCCCTCACTGGGTGGGGACATGCCCTGTTAGAGCTTGGTGACGAAACCGCCGCCCGTGACAAACTTCTGGCCGCCCTTGAACTCAACCCCAGGGATGCAGCTACCCAAGTCAACTTGGGTGTGGCGTATTACCGCGCGGGAGACATCGCGCGCGCGGTTCAGGCTTACCAATCGGCGCTGGACCTGTCGCCCAAACTGGTCAGCGCTCACTTCAACCTGGCCATGGCGCAGGCGCACCAAGGTCAACTGGAAGCCGCCGCGGCAAGCTATCGAACGGCGACCACGCTCCAGCCTCAGTTCCGTGAAGCGCACAACAACCTTGGATTGATTTACGAGACGCTGGGCGACATTCCAGCCGCCGAACAGGCATTCCGAGCTGCGCTTGGCAAAGACAAGGACGGCTACGCGCTGGCGCACTACAACCTGGGGCGTCTGTATGAAAAGCAAGCGGATTATGACCGGGCCATTCAAGAGCTTCAAATTGCCGTTCGGCAACAACCCGTGTTCCCAGAGGCTTACCTCAACTTAGGCAATGTCCGGTTGGTGCGAAGCCAACTGAAGGAAACCAAGGAGCTTGACGCAGCGATCAGCGCATTCCGGCAGGCCATTGCGCAACGTCAGGGACTTTATCCGCTCGCTTATGAAAATCTGGCTATCGCGCTTACATTCAAAGGTGACAAAAACGCCGCCCTGGCCGCCTATCGGATGGCCTTTGAGCAGGGCGAAGCCAGTTCAGCGGACACGTTCGAGAACCTGCTGACGACGCTCAGTGATGAAACGCAGTTCCTCATTGGCAACGAGCTGTCCCGAAGCGACAATCCCGGCAACTTGCGCTCCGCGGCCGTGCCGGCAACCAAATCGAGCAGCGACCGCCTGGTTGAACTGCTCGAACAATATGCCGAGTTGCCGGACAGCCTCAAAGATCACCCCGACGTTCGCTACTGCGCCGGACGCGCCTACATCACGATCGGGCAAGCCGAAGCCGCGCGCGCAGAACTCCGGCGCAGCCTGGAACTATCCAGTGGGCAGGATGAAACAGCCAAGGTCTGGCTCCGCGCACTGGAAGATGAGATGCGAACCCAACCCTGA
- the hemL gene encoding glutamate-1-semialdehyde 2,1-aminomutase: protein MSVTMETEKVSQSRSATLFEQARAFIPGGVNSPVRAFRGVGGTPLFIRSAQGPYMTDVDGKRYVDYIGSWGPMILGHAHPEVLAAIRSVIERGTSFGAPTELEVEIAELIVSIVPSVEKVRMVSSGTEATMAAIRVARGFTGRRKIIKFIGCYHGHGDAFLVKAGSGVATLGLPDSPGVPPEISQQTITVPYNDLAAVEAAFATYPDDIAAIIVEPVVGNMGCVIPKPGYLQGLRDLTHKHGAVLIFDEVMTGFRLARGGAQELYGVTPDMTCLGKVMGGGLPAAAYGGRSDIMDYVAPAGPVYQAGTLSGNPVAMTAGLVTLRLLQQPGVYETLNRQAQKVAEGLLKLIHKAGFPATLNRVGSMFTIFFTNDEVTDWDSASRSDTERFGRFFHAMLYEGVYLPPSQYEAAFMGLAHTDEVVEVTLAAAERALSKIV from the coding sequence ATGTCAGTCACCATGGAAACTGAGAAAGTCAGCCAGAGCCGTTCGGCTACACTTTTTGAACAAGCACGCGCCTTCATTCCCGGCGGTGTCAACAGTCCGGTTCGTGCCTTTCGGGGGGTCGGCGGCACACCGCTCTTTATCCGTTCAGCGCAGGGGCCGTACATGACCGACGTGGATGGAAAACGCTACGTGGACTACATCGGCTCCTGGGGGCCAATGATCCTGGGGCACGCCCACCCAGAGGTGCTGGCGGCAATTCGCTCCGTCATCGAGCGTGGCACGTCCTTCGGTGCGCCGACCGAGCTTGAAGTTGAAATCGCTGAACTAATCGTCTCCATCGTCCCGTCGGTCGAAAAAGTCCGCATGGTGAGCAGTGGAACGGAAGCCACCATGGCCGCCATCCGCGTGGCACGTGGCTTTACCGGACGGCGCAAGATCATCAAGTTCATTGGTTGTTACCACGGCCACGGCGATGCTTTTCTGGTCAAAGCTGGTTCGGGCGTGGCGACGCTCGGTTTGCCGGATAGTCCGGGCGTGCCACCGGAAATTTCCCAGCAGACGATTACGGTTCCTTACAATGATCTGGCGGCGGTCGAAGCTGCCTTTGCGACGTATCCAGACGACATTGCGGCCATCATCGTCGAGCCGGTGGTGGGCAACATGGGCTGCGTCATCCCCAAGCCCGGTTATTTGCAGGGATTGCGCGACCTCACCCACAAGCATGGCGCGGTGCTCATCTTCGATGAGGTCATGACCGGCTTTCGCCTGGCGCGTGGTGGGGCCCAGGAGCTTTATGGCGTAACACCAGACATGACGTGCTTGGGCAAAGTCATGGGCGGTGGACTGCCCGCGGCCGCCTATGGCGGACGCTCTGACATCATGGATTATGTCGCCCCGGCCGGCCCGGTCTATCAAGCCGGCACGCTGTCTGGAAATCCCGTGGCCATGACCGCCGGACTCGTTACACTGCGCTTGCTACAGCAACCGGGCGTCTATGAAACACTCAACCGCCAGGCCCAAAAGGTGGCCGAGGGGTTGCTCAAGCTCATTCACAAAGCTGGTTTTCCGGCCACGCTCAACCGCGTCGGCTCGATGTTTACGATTTTCTTCACGAACGATGAAGTTACGGATTGGGATTCGGCTTCCAGGAGCGATACGGAACGCTTCGGCCGATTTTTCCATGCCATGCTTTACGAGGGGGTTTACCTGCCGCCATCCCAGTACGAGGCTGCCTTCATGGGGCTGGCCCACACGGATGAGGTGGTCGAAGTCACGCTCGCTGCCGCCGAGCGCGCGCTGAGTAAAATCGTCTGA
- a CDS encoding DUF3299 domain-containing protein — MSRFSEYLRAHAPYIGLGGLLLLMIVGSLLAPQPTVRPSVGANRPLSVEGDVIRLRFDYIKNANYDFDPRAAEPAPPPPALQMIDGKLVEIAGFALPLYSPTGQTEFLLTQAANGCCFGSPPMLQHMILVRAGNLKVSGYGEPVIVRGVFSVGPEREDGYVTSLLRLQATSIHALADDRDIE, encoded by the coding sequence ATGTCGCGCTTTTCAGAGTACCTTCGCGCCCATGCGCCCTACATTGGACTGGGCGGACTGCTGTTACTGATGATTGTGGGTAGCTTGCTGGCGCCACAGCCAACGGTTCGCCCATCAGTCGGCGCAAACCGGCCGCTGTCGGTGGAAGGGGATGTGATTCGGCTGCGTTTCGATTACATCAAGAATGCCAACTATGACTTCGATCCACGCGCTGCCGAGCCGGCTCCGCCGCCGCCAGCGCTCCAGATGATAGATGGCAAGTTGGTTGAAATTGCTGGCTTCGCGCTCCCACTCTACAGCCCAACCGGACAGACTGAGTTCTTGTTGACCCAAGCTGCCAATGGTTGCTGCTTTGGCTCGCCGCCCATGCTCCAGCATATGATTTTGGTTCGGGCTGGAAACCTCAAGGTCAGTGGTTACGGCGAGCCGGTCATCGTGCGAGGCGTGTTCTCCGTCGGCCCAGAGCGAGAGGATGGCTACGTCACAAGCTTGTTGCGACTACAAGCCACGTCCATTCACGCTCTGGCCGATGACCGGGACATCGAATAG
- a CDS encoding Fur family transcriptional regulator — translation MTFDEALSVLKKRGQKMTPQRSTVLRILMDAAQPLTAQEVHREITKAHPHVSLDTVYRNLTLLTDVGLVHQSNLQNRDVARFEFQGNDHRHYAICLHCHKSIRLDWCPIETKLMTQALRKQFAVVKHAFEVYGYCAECHFALSASA, via the coding sequence ATGACGTTTGATGAAGCCTTGAGCGTACTGAAGAAGCGCGGTCAAAAAATGACGCCGCAGCGTTCAACCGTACTGCGCATCCTCATGGATGCCGCGCAGCCGCTAACTGCGCAGGAAGTTCACCGCGAAATCACCAAAGCGCATCCACATGTGAGTCTGGATACGGTCTATCGCAACCTGACGCTTTTGACCGATGTCGGACTCGTTCACCAGTCGAATCTTCAAAACCGAGATGTCGCGCGGTTTGAGTTTCAGGGCAATGATCACCGGCATTACGCCATTTGCCTGCACTGTCACAAAAGCATCCGCCTCGACTGGTGCCCAATCGAGACAAAGCTCATGACACAGGCACTGCGCAAGCAGTTTGCCGTCGTCAAACATGCCTTTGAAGTGTATGGCTATTGCGCCGAGTGCCACTTTGCGCTGTCGGCTTCAGCTTGA
- the serC gene encoding 3-phosphoserine/phosphohydroxythreonine transaminase, whose amino-acid sequence MKRLHNFNAGPAVLPVPVLERIREEMLCLPEAGMSVLEISHRSKTFESILTEAEHRLRRLLGVPDTHHILFLQGGASLQFSMLPLNFLPKSGVADYILTGSWSEKAADEARKVGTVKIAATTREENYGRIPQPHELQLDPQAAYVHFTSNNTIFGTQWQTEPETGNVPLVCDASSDFLSRPLDVSRYALIYAGAQKNAGPAGVTIVIIRDDWLSRIADGLPTMLDYRTHVTHRSLYNTPPVFAIYVVGLVLEYLEAQGGLAAVAAANAEKAGKLYAAIDSGGFYRGTAERNSRSLMNVCFRLPSPGLEAVFLKEASANGFEGLPGHRSVGGVRASLYNALPMASVAALVDFMRDFARCHG is encoded by the coding sequence ATGAAACGTCTTCATAACTTCAATGCTGGTCCGGCTGTGCTACCTGTGCCGGTACTCGAACGGATTCGTGAGGAGATGCTGTGCTTGCCCGAGGCCGGAATGTCGGTTCTGGAAATCAGCCACCGCTCAAAAACCTTTGAATCCATCCTGACGGAAGCGGAACACCGACTGCGCCGTTTGCTGGGCGTTCCCGATACTCACCACATCCTCTTTTTGCAGGGTGGCGCAAGTTTGCAGTTCAGCATGCTGCCACTCAACTTTTTGCCCAAATCGGGTGTTGCCGACTACATCCTGACGGGCAGTTGGTCGGAAAAGGCGGCCGATGAGGCGCGAAAGGTTGGAACGGTCAAGATTGCCGCGACGACCAGGGAAGAAAATTACGGCCGTATCCCGCAGCCGCACGAACTACAGCTTGATCCGCAGGCGGCCTACGTTCACTTCACGTCGAATAACACGATTTTTGGCACGCAGTGGCAAACTGAACCAGAAACCGGCAACGTTCCGCTGGTGTGTGATGCGTCCTCAGATTTTTTGAGTCGTCCACTGGATGTCAGCCGGTATGCGCTCATTTATGCCGGCGCACAGAAAAACGCCGGTCCCGCTGGGGTCACGATTGTCATCATTCGAGACGATTGGCTGTCGCGGATTGCGGATGGGCTGCCGACGATGTTGGACTACCGGACACATGTCACCCACCGGTCGCTGTATAATACGCCCCCGGTATTTGCAATCTACGTTGTCGGTCTCGTGCTGGAATATCTTGAAGCACAGGGCGGCCTGGCGGCCGTGGCCGCGGCCAACGCGGAAAAAGCCGGCAAGCTTTACGCCGCGATTGACAGCGGTGGGTTTTACCGTGGCACGGCCGAGCGCAACTCACGGTCACTGATGAATGTGTGTTTTCGACTTCCGAGTCCGGGGCTAGAGGCTGTGTTTCTCAAGGAGGCCTCGGCCAACGGATTTGAGGGGCTGCCTGGGCATCGGTCAGTCGGTGGGGTTCGGGCTTCGCTCTACAACGCGCTGCCAATGGCCAGTGTCGCCGCGCTCGTTGACTTCATGCGCGACTTTGCCCGTTGCCACGGATGA
- a CDS encoding phosphatase PAP2 family protein, producing the protein MKLLVSRILSDVFNPLVNAVAAFLIIIVTDANTQGASKTLVAIVAVIFAAALPLVALLVMKRRGLITNVNIDQREQRTRPFMLGIVCYAIGFVFLKLFHAPRLAQGLMFCYAVNTVMILGITRYWKISVHATGISGPLVALYYHLGATVLPCFGLIPLVCASRVVMQKHTVGQVVAGTALGLTATAAQISLLFR; encoded by the coding sequence ATGAAGCTCTTGGTGTCGCGGATTCTGTCGGATGTCTTCAACCCACTCGTCAATGCCGTGGCGGCGTTTCTCATTATCATTGTCACCGATGCCAATACTCAGGGAGCGAGCAAGACGCTGGTTGCGATTGTGGCCGTGATCTTTGCAGCGGCGCTGCCGCTGGTCGCCCTGCTGGTGATGAAGCGGCGGGGGCTGATCACCAACGTCAACATTGACCAGCGAGAGCAACGGACGCGCCCGTTTATGCTCGGCATTGTGTGCTACGCTATCGGCTTTGTTTTCCTCAAGCTGTTTCATGCCCCCCGGCTAGCCCAGGGCTTGATGTTCTGCTATGCGGTCAACACGGTCATGATTTTGGGGATTACCCGGTACTGGAAAATTAGCGTCCATGCGACCGGGATCAGCGGTCCGCTCGTGGCGCTCTACTACCACTTGGGAGCAACCGTGCTACCGTGCTTTGGCTTGATTCCACTGGTGTGCGCGTCACGGGTGGTGATGCAAAAGCATACGGTGGGGCAAGTCGTCGCGGGAACGGCGCTGGGGCTGACGGCCACGGCCGCTCAAATCAGTCTGTTGTTCCGGTGA
- a CDS encoding S9 family peptidase produces MPKQTILKKKLALTVLGRCLSLLLVTTIASVGTSAQTSTKAKRPITHEDVWLMKRVGAPAPSPDGKFVVFSLVEPAYDPKDQASDLWLVRGDGSAPPRRLTSTKAAESDVTWSPDSRRIAFVTKREGDEISQVYVLDVVEGGEAQRVTSLSTGAMAPRFSPDGNTLLFSSVVFPGARNDADNQRIAAERKARKYKARTYDGYPIRRWDHWLDDTQTHLFVQPLAGAEPARDLLAGTKLVTEPGFGGRGTNAADTLDAVWTPDGTGVLFTATTERNAAAYAPVETHLYLVRVSGGEPQRLTNTGHSYARPTFAPSGQTLYALRTPTTDGKVYHLDRLARFDWKDGTLSAEALVAPTFDRSVESFGITPDSQTIYVTAEEAGHEKLFSMPARGGEAKLAFEVKLGCYVNLAIPPRASAPLLFANWESAVNPAEIVRIDLPAGRHTLLTTFNTTAAEQIDWQPLQHVWFTSRAGKRIHNMLVLPPNFDPTRRYPVFTFIHGGPHTMFRDQFFLRWNYHLLAQPGYVIVLTNYTGSTGFGEKFAQDIQGDPFGTCGSEITEAVDEIAKTFAYVDGERVAAGGASYGGHLANWLQATTTRYKCLICHAGLINSESQYGTSDTSYFRELANGGPVWEQNETWRKQNPIRYAANFQTPILLTIGENDFRVPLNQTLENWTILQRRRVPSRLVVFPEANHWILRGEDNKYLFQEVHAWLAKYLR; encoded by the coding sequence ATGCCAAAACAAACCATCCTGAAAAAGAAGCTTGCGCTGACAGTGCTTGGGCGCTGTTTATCCCTGCTGTTGGTGACGACCATTGCCTCGGTCGGGACATCGGCTCAAACTTCTACCAAAGCCAAGCGCCCTATCACGCATGAAGATGTGTGGCTGATGAAGCGGGTCGGCGCTCCGGCGCCCAGTCCGGACGGCAAATTCGTTGTGTTTTCCCTCGTTGAGCCGGCCTATGACCCCAAGGACCAGGCAAGTGATTTGTGGCTGGTTCGCGGGGACGGCAGCGCCCCACCGCGGCGGTTGACCTCCACGAAAGCGGCTGAGAGCGATGTGACTTGGAGTCCTGATAGTCGTCGCATTGCCTTTGTCACGAAGCGCGAAGGCGACGAAATCAGTCAGGTGTACGTGCTTGACGTGGTAGAGGGCGGCGAAGCCCAGCGGGTAACGTCGCTGTCCACGGGAGCGATGGCCCCACGCTTCAGTCCCGATGGCAACACATTGCTGTTTTCGAGTGTCGTCTTTCCGGGCGCCAGGAATGACGCCGACAACCAGCGGATTGCCGCCGAACGCAAAGCCCGAAAGTACAAGGCGCGGACGTATGACGGCTACCCCATCCGGCGCTGGGATCACTGGCTCGATGATACGCAAACGCACTTGTTTGTGCAGCCCTTGGCAGGCGCTGAACCGGCGCGCGATCTCCTGGCCGGTACGAAGCTCGTTACTGAACCTGGGTTTGGCGGGCGAGGAACCAACGCCGCCGACACACTTGATGCCGTTTGGACGCCCGATGGAACCGGCGTGCTCTTCACTGCCACCACCGAGCGCAATGCGGCGGCTTACGCTCCGGTAGAAACGCATTTGTACCTTGTTCGGGTGTCAGGGGGAGAGCCTCAGCGATTGACGAACACCGGGCACAGCTACGCGCGCCCAACGTTTGCGCCCAGTGGACAAACACTGTATGCGCTCCGTACCCCAACGACGGATGGGAAGGTCTATCATCTCGACCGCCTCGCGCGTTTTGACTGGAAAGACGGTACGCTGTCCGCCGAGGCCCTGGTCGCTCCAACCTTTGATCGGTCAGTTGAGTCCTTTGGCATAACCCCGGATAGCCAAACCATCTACGTCACAGCCGAGGAAGCCGGTCACGAAAAGCTTTTCTCCATGCCGGCCCGGGGTGGTGAAGCTAAGTTGGCTTTTGAGGTCAAGCTGGGTTGTTACGTCAACTTGGCCATACCGCCGCGTGCGTCTGCGCCACTGCTCTTTGCCAACTGGGAAAGCGCGGTCAACCCGGCCGAAATCGTGCGCATTGACCTGCCGGCCGGCCGCCATACGCTACTCACCACGTTCAACACTACGGCGGCCGAGCAGATTGACTGGCAGCCGCTCCAGCATGTTTGGTTTACCAGTCGGGCCGGCAAACGCATTCACAACATGCTGGTGCTGCCGCCAAACTTTGATCCGACGCGCCGGTACCCGGTGTTTACGTTCATCCACGGTGGTCCGCACACCATGTTCCGCGATCAGTTTTTCCTGCGCTGGAACTACCACCTATTGGCCCAGCCGGGCTATGTGATCGTGCTGACGAACTACACCGGCTCAACTGGTTTTGGTGAGAAGTTTGCCCAAGATATTCAAGGTGACCCATTTGGCACATGCGGAAGCGAGATCACCGAAGCGGTGGATGAGATTGCCAAAACCTTTGCCTATGTGGACGGCGAGCGGGTGGCCGCCGGTGGGGCCAGCTACGGCGGACATTTGGCCAACTGGCTGCAAGCCACGACGACGCGCTACAAGTGCCTCATTTGCCACGCCGGTTTGATCAATTCAGAGTCGCAGTACGGAACCAGCGACACGAGTTACTTTCGGGAGCTGGCCAACGGTGGTCCCGTGTGGGAGCAGAATGAAACCTGGCGCAAGCAAAATCCCATCCGCTACGCGGCCAATTTTCAGACGCCGATTCTGCTTACGATTGGCGAGAATGACTTCCGCGTGCCACTCAACCAAACGCTCGAAAACTGGACGATCCTCCAGCGCCGCCGAGTGCCGAGCCGGCTTGTCGTGTTCCCTGAGGCCAACCACTGGATTCTGCGCGGTGAGGATAACAAGTATTTGTTTCAAGAGGTTCATGCTTGGCTAGCAAAATATCTGCGCTGA
- the galU gene encoding UTP--glucose-1-phosphate uridylyltransferase GalU, whose protein sequence is MRKIRKAIFPAAGLGTRFLPATKAQPKEMLPLVDKPLIQYGVEEAILSGIEQVIIVTGRGKNAIEDHFDISFELEQLLREKGKLDLLEQVQEISKINVSYVRQKQALGLGHAVLVARELVGDEPFAVILGDDIVDSKVPCLRQMIDIYERYGRSVIGTARVEGEAISRFGVLAVDPIEDRVYKIRDMVEKPPFAEAPSNLAIIGRYILMPEIFDLLEKTPKGAGGEIQLTDAMRALLREQAMYAHEFSGIRHDAGDKLGFLMATVEFALQRPDLGPEFRAYLKSLVL, encoded by the coding sequence ATGAGAAAAATCCGTAAAGCCATCTTTCCTGCTGCCGGACTGGGTACCCGTTTTTTGCCCGCTACCAAGGCCCAGCCCAAGGAAATGCTACCCCTGGTGGATAAGCCACTCATTCAGTACGGCGTTGAGGAAGCCATCCTGAGCGGCATCGAGCAGGTCATTATCGTGACCGGGCGCGGCAAGAACGCCATCGAGGATCATTTCGACATCTCGTTTGAGCTAGAACAGTTACTGCGTGAAAAAGGGAAGCTTGATTTACTTGAGCAGGTTCAAGAAATCTCAAAGATCAACGTTTCCTATGTGCGGCAAAAACAGGCGCTCGGACTGGGGCATGCGGTGCTGGTTGCGCGCGAACTCGTCGGCGATGAGCCGTTTGCCGTCATTTTGGGCGACGACATCGTGGATTCAAAGGTTCCCTGCCTACGCCAGATGATTGATATTTATGAACGTTATGGGCGCTCCGTCATCGGCACGGCCCGCGTCGAGGGCGAGGCGATTTCCCGCTTCGGCGTGCTGGCGGTGGACCCGATTGAGGACCGCGTCTATAAAATCCGCGACATGGTAGAGAAACCGCCTTTTGCCGAAGCCCCTTCCAATTTGGCCATCATCGGTCGTTACATTCTGATGCCCGAAATTTTCGACCTGCTTGAAAAGACACCGAAGGGCGCTGGCGGCGAAATTCAGCTTACCGATGCCATGCGCGCGCTCTTGCGGGAGCAAGCCATGTACGCCCATGAGTTTTCTGGCATCCGCCACGACGCCGGTGACAAGCTTGGCTTCCTCATGGCGACCGTGGAGTTCGCGCTTCAGCGCCCGGACCTCGGGCCTGAATTCCGGGCTTATCTCAAGTCACTGGTTTTATGA
- a CDS encoding twin-arginine translocase TatA/TatE family subunit: MNLGMWEILLIGLVVVLLFGTKKIPELFSGLGTGIRNFKKAINEDPEEAKRKELAALPTKEKESV; this comes from the coding sequence ATGAATCTTGGTATGTGGGAAATCCTCCTTATTGGGCTTGTCGTGGTACTGCTCTTTGGGACAAAAAAGATTCCAGAACTCTTCAGTGGACTTGGCACTGGCATTCGCAACTTCAAGAAAGCTATCAACGAAGACCCCGAAGAAGCCAAGCGCAAAGAATTGGCAGCGCTACCCACCAAGGAAAAAGAGTCCGTTTGA
- a CDS encoding Crp/Fnr family transcriptional regulator: MSTIDPIAEFIQGQLNEVRVVSGEREYNRNETIYHLDDPADHIFYILSGSVKITRVSDDGKEKIISIHRAGEIFGELCFCEVDDRRSDQAVAMEATRVLAIRVHDFLAMLRENPKALLDMLSLFCKRLSEAQQQIETLAFDNTTRRLARVLLKSSSDSGLDRLRLTHEELAQMVGTSREIITTIMNQFREDGLIDYRRSEVSPHVDKLRQFLVTV; this comes from the coding sequence ATGAGCACCATTGACCCGATTGCCGAGTTCATCCAAGGCCAGCTCAACGAAGTTCGTGTCGTCAGTGGCGAGCGAGAATACAACCGTAACGAAACGATCTACCATCTCGACGACCCGGCTGACCACATCTTCTATATTCTCTCCGGGAGCGTCAAAATCACGCGCGTCTCAGACGACGGCAAAGAAAAGATCATCAGCATTCACCGCGCCGGGGAGATTTTCGGTGAGCTGTGTTTCTGTGAAGTGGATGATCGCCGCAGCGATCAGGCGGTGGCGATGGAGGCGACCCGCGTGCTGGCCATTCGCGTGCATGACTTTCTGGCGATGCTGCGCGAAAACCCGAAAGCGCTCCTGGACATGCTTTCGTTATTTTGCAAGCGACTGTCTGAAGCGCAGCAGCAAATCGAAACCCTGGCTTTTGACAATACGACGCGCCGCCTGGCGCGTGTGCTTCTCAAATCCAGCAGTGACTCAGGACTTGACCGCCTGCGCCTAACCCACGAAGAACTGGCGCAAATGGTCGGAACTTCCCGCGAAATCATCACCACCATCATGAACCAGTTCCGCGAGGATGGGTTGATTGATTACCGGCGCAGCGAAGTCAGCCCACACGTTGATAAGCTGCGGCAGTTTCTGGTCACCGTCTAG
- a CDS encoding DUF1828 domain-containing protein, with protein MNAQELCAALQADWSSLFECSPAPKEGVLRVRTPFMYPDGGVIDVFVLPRDGGFEVTDFGEALGWLRMQSVRGHLSAKQYRLVQDICLTLGVEFFHGQIMLRCEKNTVSQAVVRVGQSALRLADLWFTLRRRAVETVSDEVGDWLQEKVIPFEREVRHVGRSGRSWTVDYQTRTAQRTCLVFVLSTGSRAAARRVTEHVVTGLYDLSHLRVVQPALSFASLFDDTEDVWQEEDFRLVEGLSTIVHWSRPDEFENVLKAA; from the coding sequence ATGAATGCCCAAGAGCTGTGTGCTGCCCTGCAGGCCGATTGGTCGTCGCTATTTGAATGTAGCCCAGCCCCGAAAGAGGGTGTGCTGCGGGTGCGTACGCCATTCATGTACCCGGACGGTGGAGTAATCGACGTCTTTGTGCTGCCGCGTGACGGCGGCTTCGAGGTGACCGACTTCGGCGAGGCGCTGGGGTGGCTGCGTATGCAATCGGTCAGAGGCCATCTCTCTGCGAAGCAATACCGCCTGGTGCAGGACATTTGCCTGACGCTGGGCGTGGAGTTTTTCCATGGTCAGATTATGCTGCGCTGCGAAAAAAACACGGTGTCGCAGGCGGTGGTGCGCGTCGGGCAGTCCGCGCTGCGGCTCGCTGACCTCTGGTTCACACTTCGGAGGCGCGCCGTGGAAACCGTCTCGGATGAGGTGGGTGACTGGCTGCAGGAGAAGGTTATTCCGTTTGAGCGCGAAGTTCGCCACGTGGGTCGATCTGGTCGTTCGTGGACCGTTGACTATCAGACGCGCACGGCACAGAGAACCTGCCTAGTGTTTGTGCTCAGTACCGGCTCGCGCGCGGCGGCGCGACGAGTGACCGAACACGTTGTCACCGGGCTGTACGACTTGAGCCACCTGCGCGTCGTACAGCCCGCGCTTTCGTTCGCTTCACTCTTCGACGATACCGAGGACGTTTGGCAGGAAGAGGACTTCCGGCTGGTCGAAGGACTGTCAACGATCGTGCACTGGTCACGGCCGGACGAGTTCGAGAACGTTCTCAAAGCCGCGTGA